A DNA window from Impatiens glandulifera chromosome 7, dImpGla2.1, whole genome shotgun sequence contains the following coding sequences:
- the LOC124944911 gene encoding F-box/kelch-repeat protein At1g80440-like produces MRTVNELIPGLPNELAVECLMRIPADGFSVSSTVCKAWKAEIELPEFRRSRKVAGLSRCLLVMAQAWRAAPPLYRLTLCDPESGNWSDLPPLPWFPAGLPLFCHVIGVGSDIVVLGGCDPETWQVCNSVFIYNFVSGEWRCGAGMPGQQRLFFAATSDSERIIYVAGGHDEEKNALKSALAYDVANDKWETLPDMARERDEGKGIFLRGKFQVIGGYITDKQGEFESDSESFDVATQKWDSVRKDFLESASCPSNCVVDGGDDNDMVYMCKNGKVTCLEGSSWVVRDRVPDDVARVAYVTAWQGKLFVIGSAEEDGPHNAYQMDIKSLTWTKMEAPGFYKGHVQSGCCLQI; encoded by the coding sequence ATGAGGACAGTCAATGAGCTAATTCCCGGTCTACCCAATGAACTGGCCGTCGAGTGTCTGATGCGAATTCCGGCCGACGGATTTTCTGTTTCTTCAACAGTTTGCAAAGCTTGGAAGGCTGAAATCGAGCTACCGGAGTTTCGCCGGAGCAGGAAAGTTGCCGGCTTGTCACGGTGTCTTTTAGTTATGGCGCAGGCATGGAGGGCGGCGCCGCCTCTTTACCGGCTAACTCTTTGTGATCCGGAATCCGGTAACTGGTCGGATCTTCCACCTTTGCCGTGGTTTCCGGCGGGTTTACCCTTGTTCTGTCATGTTATTGGAGTCGGGTCGGATATTGTAGTATTGGGAGGATGTGACCCGGAAACATGGCAGGTTTGTAATTcggtttttatttataattttgtctcCGGCGAATGGCGGTGCGGAGCTGGCATGCCAGGTCAGCAGAGACTCTTCTTTGCTGCCACGTCTGATTCGGAGCGGATAATCTACGTGGCAGGCGGACACGACGAGGAAAAGAACGCATTGAAATCTGCCCTTGCGTATGACGTGGCGAATGATAAGTGGGAAACGTTACCTGACATGGCGAGAGAGCGAGACGAAGGTAAGGGCATATTCCTACGTGGCAAATTCCAGGTCATCGGTGGTTATATTACAGACAAACAAGGTGAGTTCGAGTCAGACTCGGAATCATTCGACGTGGCAACTCAGAAATGGGATTCTGTTCGGAAGGATTTCTTAGAATCTGCCAGCTGTCCAAGTAATTGCGTGGTGGACGGTGGGGATGACAATGACATGGTTTACATGTGTAAGAACGGAAAGGTGACGTGTCTAGAGGGTTCCAGCTGGGTTGTGCGTGATAGGGTGCCAGATGACGTGGCAAGGGTGGCTTATGTGACAGCGTGGCAGGGGAAGTTATTTGTGATTGGCTCGGCGGAAGAGGATGGCCCACATAATGCTTATCAAATGGACATTAAGAGTCTGACGTGGACAAAGATGGAGGCTCCTGGATTTTACAAGGGTCATGTTCAATCTGGGTGCTGCTTGCAAATCTGA